The Vulpes vulpes isolate BD-2025 chromosome 8, VulVul3, whole genome shotgun sequence genome has a window encoding:
- the MYG1 gene encoding MYG1 exonuclease — protein MGRGFPRALLLRLLRPPPPAQPGPRMLRAEPAPPPKRPRGGLMAPARIGTHDGTFHCDEALACALLRLLPEYRDAEIVRTRDPEKLAACDVVVDVGGEYDPQRHRYDHHQRSFTETMSSLSPGKRWQTKLSSAGLVYLHFGHKLLAQLLGTSEEDSMVGTIYDKMYENFVEEVDAVDNGISQWEEGEPRYVLTTTLSARVARLNPTWNQPNQDTEAGFQRAMDLVREEFLQRVDFYQHSWLPARALVQEALAQRFQVDPSGEIVELAKGGCPWKEHLYHLESGLSPPVTVAFVIYTDQAGQWRVQCVPKEPHSFQSRLPLPEPWRGLRDEALDQVSGIPGCVFVHTSGFIGGHRTREGALSMARATLAQRPAPQPPTNPPLAQ, from the exons ATGGGCCGCGGCTTCCCGCGCGCTCTCCTCCTGCGGCTGCTgcggccgccgccccccgcgcagCCCGGACCCCGGATGCTCCGCGCGGAGCCCGCCCCGCCACCGAAGCGACCCCGCGGCGGCCTCATGGCGCCGGCCCGAATCGGGACGCACGACGGCACCTTCCACTGCGACGAGGCGCTGGCGTGCGCGCTGCTGCGCCTCCTGCCCGAGTACCGG GATGCGGAGATTGTGCGGACCCGGGACCCCGAGAAACTGGCAGCTTGTGACGTGGTGGTAGACGTGGGTGGCGAGTACGACCCTCAGAGGCACCGGTACGACCATCACCAGAG ATCTTTCACAGAGACCATGAGCTCCCTGTCTCCTGGGAAGCGGTGGCAGACCAAGCTGAGCAGTGCGGGACTCGTCTATCTGCACTTCGGGCACAAGCTGCTGGCCCAGTTGCTGGGCACCAGCGAAGAGGACAGCATGGTGGGCACCATCTATGACAAG ATGTACGAGAACTTCGTGGAGGAGGTGGATGCGGTGGACAATGGGATCTCccagtgggaagagggagagcctAGATACGTGCTGACGACCACACTGAGTGCCCGGGTTGCGAGACTTAACCCCACCTGGAACCAGCCCAACCAAGACACCGAG GCCGGGTTCCAACGCGCCATGGACCTAGTTCGAGAGGAATTTCTACAGAGAGTAGACTTCTATCAGCACAGCTGGCTGCCCGCCCGGGCCTTGGTGCAGGAGGCCCTGGCCCAGCGATTCCAG GTGGACCCAAGTGGAGAGATCGTGGAACTGGCAAAAGGTGGATGCCCCTGGAAGGAGCACCTCTACCACCTGGAATCTGGGCTCTCTCCCCCGGTGACTGTCGCCTTTGTTATCTACACTGACCAGGCCGGACAGTGGCGGGTACAGTGTGTGCCCAAGGAGCCCCATTCGTTCCAGAGCCG GCTGCCCCTGCCAGAGCCATGGCGGGGTCTTCGGGACGAGGCCCTGGACCAGGTCAGTGGGATTCCTGGCTGCGTCTTTGTCCACACCAGCGGCTTCATTGGTGGCCACCGCACCCGAGAAGGTGCCTTGAGCATGGCCCGTGCCACCTTGGCCCAGCGCCCAGCACCTCAGCCTCCCACAAATCCCCCCTTAGCCCAATAA